Proteins encoded within one genomic window of Haematobia irritans isolate KBUSLIRL chromosome 5, ASM5000362v1, whole genome shotgun sequence:
- the lin gene encoding protein lines homolog yields the protein MSSQQDTNQRADINFVLATGMPTTQHNSNTSNGNNNNPQVALQINNGNEQPQTKRQKIEKIKHVGANNKAANPKISSVDLSSAPDIIFSSNVNNLCSSLSSSAHSISTQCSSSNNSPSSTPSSSRTSSLTQLINAQNFVSNILPTSSTDSSLLIRNEQNVAATSSGCNSSVCSSTDHSADEVDRVTLPDLLSVSSSHHNISTASLQTTNNLNPAAIPSKTQRIDENSATQDMREFEESLNKQCLCGVPERMLRKPFQSHYSMDANGQKRVANLSEWPTNKLLQFLSNLQLLFDIYLKQNSKGFICSRIMDVCDALIRNDHNLIDEIIVLAGYKNTYVQFLAGRVLASFLVIAKQEMDDDWLKKLVDNLFNFDRLDHVAVQKMHFSLEIIKRIVEWKDIDLHPLEEEIAETHNIPEPNPADAIAESSHGYLNFQTQQTPLESNYFAMHYRSTENLNSTSVSSNNTSMYSHGSSTMHIAENHNLILMGTPHITPHHPSLSQGCHLVTLTDSESFDTTHLKCITIKILENKWPALVKNMSSLIANHLDVESAENCILNFLLLWENIISVKANLSIVETLPFYAQLDKFELLLNQNLSCTIYKQMLCLFNEALCYGSTLALQDMLPDETCMLAHQIVRHVKDFRILESLPRRQPENIVGLIGFKRKPVVYVPGSLQHRYGNDVVPNALNAAEAIEMDKTILQKIVLLVLKSIAVTVKEIRSDSSDSSIDSTDYDAFQDMVLIERSIRDVLRKLESFIKHTLEFHPECHFSKILIHLFDDQDDHLIEAMVCTLDVTAGISFRNNAFPELVSMLNPAYTFLEFLKMISNSSDLLLDLLVSNETCFLLYLLRFLKYIRMNWSMFVQSCHDFGMGATTLDEAMSVLIRLRLQISRLVSRQLYPYDISPVLRLLESCESLYEGNELS from the coding sequence ATGTCCTCTCAACAAGACACAAACCAAAGGGCGGAtatcaattttgttttagctacgGGAATGCCGACCACTCAACACAATTCGAATACTAGCAATGGCAACAATAATAACCCCCAAGTTGCTCTTCAAATAAATAATGGTAACGAACAGCCACAAACTAAgaggcaaaaaattgaaaagattAAGCATGTTGGTGCCAATAATAAAGCAGCAAACCCAAAAATATCCTCTGTTGATTTATCATCTGCCCCCGATATAATTTTCTCGAGCAATGTGAATAACCTATGCTCATCCTTATCATCCTCTGCACATTCTATATCGACACAATGTTCATCATCAAATAACTCACCGTCATCAACCCCAAGTAGTTCAAGAACTTCATCTCTAACTCAGCTGATAAATGCTCAAAATTTCGTCTCCAACATCTTGCCCACATCCAGTACAGACTCATCGCTATTAATACGAAATGAACAGAACGTGGCAGCTACATCGAGTGGATGCAACAGCAGTGTATGTAGTTCCACCGACCACTCTGCAGATGAAGTGGACCGTGTCACATTGCCTGATCTGCTGTCTGTGTCCTCGTCACATCATAATATTTCGACTGCGTCTTTACAAACAACAAATAACCTAAACCCTGCCGCAATTCCCTCAAAAACGCAAAGAATTGATGAAAATAGTGCTACACAGGATATGCGCGAATTCGAGGAGTCGTTAAACAAACAGTGCTTATGTGGGGTTCCAGAGCGAATGCTAAGGAAACCATTCCAGTCACATTACTCAATGGATGCCAACGGCCAAAAACGTGTTGCAAACCTGAGCGAATGGCCAACTAACAAACTGTTACAATTCCTTTCGAACCTTCAGTTGCTTtttgatatatatttaaaaCAGAATTCGAAGGGTTTTATTTGTTCTCGCATTATGGACGTATGCGATGCCCTAATACGAAATGACCATAACCTAATAGACGAAATTATTGTTctggctgggtataagaataccTACGTGCAGTTTCTAGCTGGTCGTGTTTTGGCTTCATTTCTTGTTATAGCGAAACAGGAAATGGATGATGATTGGCTTAAGAAATTGGTCGATAATCTGTTCAATTTTGACCGTCTTGATCATGTGGCTGTGCAGAAAATGCATTTTAGCTTGGAAATTATTAAAAGAATAGTGGAATGGAAAGATATTGATTTGCATCCACTAGAAGAAGAAATTGCGGAAACCCACAATATACCAGAGCCAAACCCTGCCGATGCTATAGCTGAAAGTAGTCATGGGTATCTTAATTTTCAAACTCAACAAACACCTCTCGAGAGTAATTATTTTGCCATGCACTatcgttctacagaaaatctgaaTAGTACATCTGTTAGCAGCAATAACACATCTATGTATTCTCATGGAAGTTCGACCATGCATATTGCTGAAAATCACAATTTAATTCTAATGGGAACGCCACATATTACACCCCATCATCCCTCCTTAAGTCAGGGTTGTCATTTGGTTACTCTCACTGATTCCGAAAGTTTCGATACTACGCACCTTAAGTGCATTACCATTAAAATACTCGAAAACAAATGGCCTGCTTTGGTAAAAAACATGTCTTCCCTCATTGCAAATCATTTGGATGTGGAAAGTGCAGAAAATTGTATACTGAATTTCCTTCTATTATGGGAGAACATCATTTCTGTTAAAGCTAATCTTTCTATAGTTGAAACACTGCCCTTCTATGCCCAATTGGACAAATTTGAATTGCTGTTAAATCAGAATTTATCGTGTACAATATACAAACAAATGTTATGCCTTTTCAATGAGGCATTATGTTATGGATCTACATTGGCTTTGCAAGATATGTTACCAGATGAAACATGCATGTTGGCGCATCAAATTGTTCGTCATGTGAAGGACTTTCGAATATTAGAATCTCTACCTCGTAGACAACCTGAGAACATTGTTGGATTGATTGGGTTCAAAAGAAAACCAGTAGTTTACGTTCCAGGCTCTTTGCAGCATCGTTATGGCAATGATGTAGTGCCGAATGCATTGAATGCGGCAGAAGCTATTGAAATGGacaaaacaattttgcaaaaaattgttttattagtGCTGAAATCAATAGCAGTTACAGTCAAAGAAATACGAAGTGACTCCTCTGATTCATCAATAGATTCGACAGACTACGATGCATTTCAGGATATGGTACTAATCGAAAGGTCCATTCGAGACGTGTTGCGAAAGCTGGAATCATTCATAAAACATACCTTGGAATTCCATCCTGAATgtcattttagcaaaattctaATACATCTTTTTGACGATCAAGACGATCATCTTATCGAGGCCATGGTGTGTACGCTGGACGTCACGGCTGGCATTTCATTTCGAAATAATGCGTTTCCTGAATTGGTTTCTATGCTCAATCCAGCGTACACATTTCTAGAGTTCCTCAAAATGATATCAAACAGTTCGGATCTATTGCTTGACTTATTGGTTAGCAATGAGACCTGTTTTCTTCTATACTTGCTGAGATTTCTTAAGTATATACGAATGAATTGGTCTATGTTTGTACAAAGCTGCCATGACTTTGGTATGGGTGCTACAACCCTGGACGAAGCTATGAGTGTTTTAATACGATTAAGGCTTCAAATATCCCGTTTAGTATCTAGACAGTTATATCCATACGATATATCACCTGTACTTCGTTTACTTGAAAGCTGTGAAAGTCTTTACGAAGGAAATGAGCTAAGTTAG
- the DCTN2-p50 gene encoding dynactin subunit 2, with the protein MADPKFENLPGIAYDQPDIYETPDNPENETSDYYEEEPENEAIERLHISTQDAYKRFRGSSLQGNVDFSDRIGRRACRGYDATTGEFELSGMGEKETPVQKCRRLQCEMNELLEEVSSLQNDRKLVQEEKESYDAVATVITTAKKVLDSLRLEQVLGKEQAPNKADKEVKALINQVDEYKKSGVLTAIPTPGTDLAASARIAKLEHRLHQLEQTVGAQPDKLSRLTTLTQSTNVMDAVRQLNTKAALLQSEKIDVIEERLGSLGAKMDAIAAKSSGSPEDAKRDQKVVEMYEIAKRTEPVAEILPDIIERMQALESLHKYAMNFAKIIAEIEEKQTTITTSLVNNKELLHSVQETFAQNLEAINKEVAKVDERVKTISSKK; encoded by the exons ATGGCAGATcccaaattcgaaaatttacCTGGAATA GCTTATGACCAACCCGATATCTACGAAACGCCGGACAACCCCGAAAATGAAACCTCTGACTATTACGAAGAAGAACCTGAAAATGAAGCAATCGAACGATTGCATATCTCAACACAGGATGCTTATAAACGTTTCCGAGGATCTTCTTTACAAGGTAATGTCGATTTTTCTGACCGCATAGGTCGTCGTGCTTGCCGTGGGTATGATGCTACCACGGGAGAATTTGAACTATCCGGCATGGGGGAGAAGGAAACCCCTGTACAAAAATGTCGCCGTTTACAATGTGAAATGAACGAACTATTGGAGGAAGTTTCCTCACTACAAAACGATCGAAAATTGGTACAGGAAGAGAAGGAGTCATATGATGCTGTAGCCACAGTTATAACTACGGCTAAAAAGGTACTCGACTCTCTACGCTTGGAGCAAGTATTAGGTAAAGAACAGGCCCCAAACAAAGCTGACAAGGAAGTTAAAGCTCTCATTAATCAAGTTGATGAATATAAGAAATCTGGGGTTCTTACTGCGATACCAACTCCAGGCACCGACTTGGCCGCCTCTGCTAGAATTGCTAAATTAGAACACCGGTTGCATCAATTAGAACAAACTGTTGGAGCTCAGCCGGATAAACTAAGCCGCCTGACAACTTTGACCCAAAGCACCAATGTCATGGATGCAGTGCGACAACTGAACACTAAGGCAGCTCTACTGCAATCAGAGAAAATAGACGTTATAGAAGAACGTTTGGGAAGCTTGGGTGCAAAAATGGACGCAATAGCAGCGAAATCAAGTGGTTCACCTGAGGATGCCAAACGTGACCAAAAAGTTGTGGAAATGTATGAAATAGCCAAGCGAACTGAGCCGGTTGCAGAAATATTACCCGATATCATAGAAAGAATGCAGGCATTAGAATCGTTGCATAAATATG CaatgaattttgcaaaaattattgcCGAGATTGAAGAAAAACAAACTACAATTACCACCTCCTTGGTTAACAACAAAGAACTATTACATTCAGTTCAGGAGACATTTGCGCAGAATTTAGAAGCTATAAATAAAGAAGTGGCTAAGGTGGATGAACGTGTCAAAACAATATCCTCTAAGAAGTAG
- the Pgi gene encoding glucose-6-phosphate isomerase — MAGPLPLLTTENIYKKLEEYYKENGDKINIKNLFEKDADRFKKFSLRISTPNDGDILLDYSKNRITPEVWELLLDLAKVRRVAEARDAMMTGQAINITENRAVLHIALRNRGDAEISVDGKNVMPDVRAELSHMKEFTNQVISGVWRGFTGKQITDVVNIGIGGSDLGPLMVTEALKPYCKGLRSHFVSNIDGTHMAEVLKKVNYESTLFIIASKTFTTQETITNATSAKNWLLEQTKDPAAVAKHFVALSTNKEKVTEFGIDSKNMFGFWDWVGGRYSLWSAIGLSICLSIGFENFEQLLEGAHFMDNHFKTAPFEQNAPVILAMLGIWYSNFYNAETHAILPYDQYLHRFAAYFQQGDMESNGKFVTKTGSKVVDYNTGPIIWGEPGTNGQHAFYQLIHQGTRLIPCDFIAPAQTHNPIAGGVHHKILLANFLAQTEALMSGKTSEQAKAELVKAGMSGEKLELLLPHKVFTGNRPTNSIVVKKVTPFILGALIAMYEHKIFAQGIVWDINSFDQWGVELGKQLAKAIEPELATKDEISTHDSSTNGLINFIKSNWS; from the exons atggccGGTCCCCTACCACTATTAACAACTGAAAATATATACAAGAAATTGGAAGAATACTACAAAGAGAATGGCGacaaaattaacataaaaaatctatttgaaAAAGATGCTGACCGTTTCAAGAAGTTCAG TTTGCGAAtaagtactcccaatgatggtgATATTTTGCTTGATTATTCGAAAAATCGAATTACTCCCGAAGTATGGGAATTGTTGTTGGATTTGGCCAAGGTACGACGTGTTGCAGAGGCTCGAGATGCTATGATGACCGGCCAGGCAATAAATATAACAGAGAACCGTGCTGTACTTCATATTGCATTGCGTAACCGTGGTGATGCGGAAATTTCGGTTGATGGGAAAAATGTGATGCCGGATGTTCGGGCTGAATTGAGTCACATGAAGGAGTTTACCAATCAGGTCATCTCTGGTGTATGGCGAGGTTTTACCGGCAAACAAATAACGGATGTTGTAAACATTGGAATCGGTGGCTCTGATTTAGGACCACTTATGGTTACTGAGGCATTGAAACCATACTGTAAAG GCTTGCGTTCCCATTTCGTATCAAATATTGATGGTACTCACATGGCCGAGGTCTTGAAGAAGGTTAACTATGAAAGTACTCTATTTATCATAGCATCAAAAACTTTTACCACCCAAGAAACCATAACAAACGCTACATCAGCTAAAAATTGGCTGTTGGAACAAACTAAAGAT CCCGCTGCCGTTGCAAAACACTTTGTTGCCCTTTCAACAAATAAGGAAAAAGTTACAGAATTCGGCATTGACagcaaaaacatgtttggattcTGGGACTGGGTTGGTGGTCGTTATTCTTTATGGTCGGCGATTGGTTTATCAATTTGCTTATCAATTGGTTTTGAGAATTTCGAACAACTCCTTGAAGGAGCTCATTTCATGGATAATCATTTTAAAACTGCACCATTTGAACAGAAC gCTCCTGTAATTTTGGCTATGTTGGGTATTTGGTATTCCAACTTCTACAATGCAGAAACTCACGCAATTTTGCCAtatgaccaatatttgcatagaTTCGCAGCTTATTTCCAACAGGGTGATATGGAAAGTAATGGAAAATTCGTGACAAAGACTGGATCTAAAGTGGTGGATTACAACACTGGACCAATTATTTGGGGAGAACCCGGAACAAATGGTCAACACGCTTTCTATCAGCTAATACATCAAGGAACTCGTTTAATTCCCTGTGACTTTATAGCTCCAGCACAAACTCATAATCCAATTGCTGGTGGGGTCCACCATAAAATTTTACTAGCCAACTTTTTGGCTCAAACGGAAGCTTTGATGTCGGGAAAGACTTCTGAACAAGCCAAGGCAGAGCTTGTAAAAGCTGGTATGTCGGGAGAGAAATTAGAGCTGCTATTGCCACATAAGGTATTCACAGGAAATCGCCCAACAAATTCGATTGTTGTTAAGAAAGTGACACCTTTCATTTTGGGAGCTTTAATTG ctATGTatgaacacaaaatttttgctcAAGGCATTGTTTGGGATATCAATTCATTCGACCAATGGGGCGTTGAACTTGGAAAACAATTGGCAAAAGCAATTGAACCCGAATTGGCAACCAAAGATGAAATTTCCACACATGACTCGTCTACTAatggtttaattaattttatcaagTCCAACTGGTCTTAA
- the LOC142240916 gene encoding WD repeat-containing protein 43, protein MAFGGQHVLGFSPDGKLFALINDQGILRIWDTDTNELKQEYTPNLHLSGPCSTLVWVSCGSPSTQTKDKKGKKSRKSSENKDSSLYIALGTTKGQVTLYSYAEAKIDRTLKGEGHNGKITSIVKDSAGRLYTCGEDCQVVVWSLSEEKQLASWNVGPEKPHSLSLMPFSNSLVVGSRVLKVYSVENQELIQTFTGHTSEINLMVPFTTGDCNEYVLTTSRMERIICLWKIGKKGRNKPAICSLLMEDIAHCLSCHVDDENMLRACSVTRSGVIHVYLIDLDSIKAEKPIKPKVTISIASDSTTVIEPITAVAASLQHATKSGELTFAYGDKHFMIFEQLKPNFAEKMQVLVRTDPRRVVKQKIMGKRNDINSETTLKILTPIIDTKNIDYKSSITVMKHLKSSDMPMEARLQNLNLNTPEGKVVPQAQSKVQLLVQSLHSKDDSLLRSVLCTKDMKTMQLTLQKLPVQYVGTLVNELTLLMQQRHTNVEYAMNWLKVLTQTHSSQLMALGADDLLNKFGPCIGIIEHRANCLKELSKLNGRLQLLVSQIKRHCEEEQDNLKSDNVLVVADNDDSSNSDVDDIVNKSSSDDEWEEKENDSQQNGDAEDDDDDDEDME, encoded by the exons ATGGCTTTTGGTGGGCAGCACGTGTTGGGATTTTCTCCCGATGGAAAACTATTTGCTCTTATTAATGACCAAGGAATTTTAAGAATATGGGACACTGACACAAACGAATTAAAACAGGAATATACTCCTAACCTCCATTTGTCTGGCCCATGCTCCACTCTGGTATGGGTTTCTTGCGGATCACCTTCCACCCAAACGAAAGATAAAAAA gGAAAGAAATCCAGAAAATCAAGTGAAAATAAGGATTCATCTTTGTATATAGCACTTGGAACTACAAAGGGGCAAGTTACTTTATATTCCTATGCTGAGGCCAAG ATCGATCGTACACTTAAGGGCGAGGGACATAATGGGAAAATTACTTCTATTGTCAAAGACTCGGCTGGGCGTCTTTATACTTGTGGAGAAGACTGCCAAGTTGTGGTGTGGTCATTATCCGAAGAAAAACAGTTGGCCTCATGGAACGTGGGCCCAGAAAAACCTCATAGTTTATCACTAATGCCTTTTTCCAATAGTTTGGTTGTGGGCTCGAGAGTACTAAAAGTTTATTCCGTTGAAAACCAGGAGTTAATACAAACATTCACAGGACACACGTCGGAAATAAATCTAATGGTTCCGTTTACGACAGGAGATTGTAACGAATACGTCCTCACAACTTCGCGCATGGAGCGTAtaatatgtctatggaaaattggcaAGAAGGGTAGAAATAAACCTGCTATATGTTCACTCTTGATGGAAGACATTGCTCATTGTTTGTCCTGTCATGTAGACGACGAAAATATGCTACGTGCATGTAGTGTAACGCGGAGTGGAGTAATACACGTATACCTTATAGATTTAGATAG tattaaagCAGAAAAGCCAATTAAGCCGAAGGTGACAATAAGCATTGCCTCAGACAGCACCACTGTAATTGAGCCCATAACAGCAGTGGCTGCTTCCCTCCAACATGCAACAAAATCTGGAGAACTTACATTTGCGTACGGTGATAAACACTTCATGATATTCGAACAACTGAAACCAAATTTTGCGGAGAAAATGCAGGTCCTCGTACGCACAGATCCAAGGAGAGTTGTTAAACAGAAAATAATGGGCAAACGCAACGACATTAATTCAGAAACTACACTAAAAATTCTTACGCCTATAATTGATACAAAGAATATAGATTATAAATCCTCGATAACGGTAATGAAGCATCTGAAATCATCCGATATGCCTATGGAAGCccgtttacaaaatttaaatttgaatacaCCGGAGGGGAAAGTTGTACCACAGGCGCAAAGTAAAGTCCAGCTGTTGGTACAATCTTTGCACAGCAAAGATGACTC GCTCTTACGTTCCGTTCTGTGCACGAAGGACATGAAAACCATGCAATTGACACTACAAAAACTTCCAGTACAATATGTTGGTACCTTGGTGAATGAATTAACGCTGCTTATGCAACAACGACAtacaaa CGTTGAGTACGCCATGAACTGGTTAAAGGTTTTAACTCAGACTCACTCCAGCCAACTTATGGCTTTGGGTGCAGATGATCTACTTAATAAGTTTGGACCATGTATCGGAATAATAGAACATCGCGCAAATTGCCTAAAAGAATTATCAAA ACTGAATGGCCGATTGCAGTTACTTGTTAGTCAAATAAAAAGGCACTGTGAAGAAGAACAAGATAACTTGAAGAGTGACAATGTTTTGGTAGTCGCGGACAATGATG ATTCTTCTAATTCAGATGTGGACGATATAGTTAATAAGTCGTCGTCGGATGATGAATGGGAGGAAAAAGAAAATGATAGTCAACAAAATGGTGATGCagaagatgatgatgacgacgacgaAGACATGGAATGA
- the MrgBP gene encoding MRG/MORF4L binding protein has protein sequence MTMTSRERSTTMDQWTPEEEICLFFAMGCLKPVGVNKHFYMATIVERLSNSLNRDFTSENIWGHLRTLYNFKALDEMEPLPFPNDEKEFSLPEAEFSSLLKKIKDSEENRHDNIEGPPSIIAVATDNTNKDKLIVQPKMGSTNNATPKESDKKITVKLSDGGPKRTPKRTRGSVSLESNSPSTTPPPPVHSNKRRRI, from the exons ATGACAATGACGTCTAGGGAAAGAAGCACAACAATGGATCAGTGGACTCCAGAAGAAGAAATATGTCTGTTTTTCGCTATGGGATGTTTAAAACCAGTAGGCGTAAATAAGCATTTTTATATGGCGACAATTGTTGAGCGACTATCGAATAGTTTAAATCGCGATTTTACATCGGAAAATATATGGGGCCACTTAAGGACATTATACAATTTCAAAGCGTTGGACGAAATGGAACCTCTTCCCTTTCCAAATGAtgaaaaagaattttctttgcCGGAAGCAGAATTTTCatctttattgaaaaaaattaaagactcTGAAGAGAATAGACACGATAACATCGAAGGACCGCCTTCAATAATAGCGGTAGCAACAGATAACACCAATAAAG ATAAACTAATTGTCCAACCAAAAATGGGATCAACTAATAACGCAACTCCAAAAGAGTCGGACAAAAAAATTACTGTAAAACTCTCCGATGGTGGACCAAAAAGAACTCCAAAACGAACTAGAGGCTCTGTATCCCTTGAATCCAATAGTCCCTCCACTACACCACCACCGCCAGTTCACAGCAACAAAAGACGACGaatataa
- the LOC142239677 gene encoding uncharacterized protein LOC142239677, translated as MPCPESTEETDVALQILDIVTPRHVSQITDPQVTRETTQTDQINKKLLTTFLERINVMGNIPLGSSNDDSEVNNFED; from the coding sequence ATGCCTTGCCCCGAGTCCACAGAAGAAACTGATGTTGCTCTTCAAATTCTGGATATTGTCACACCCCGACATGTTAGTCAAATAACAGATCCACAAGTTACAAGAGAAACTACTCAAACCgaccaaattaataaaaaactgcTTACCACTTTTCTGGAACGTATTAATGTTATGGGTAACATCCCTCTCGGTTCAAGTAATGATGATAGCGAAGTGAACAATTTCGAAGATTAA